The Ensifer canadensis genomic sequence CGGGCATTCTCGAAATCGCGCTCAATCGAAAGCAGCGCCGCGCCTGCGGCGTCTACGAATGCGAGGCATCCGACACTGCCTCTTGGACGGATCATGCCGTTCTGACGACCGATCCGGTCTGGTTTGCGGCTTCGACGCCTCAGGAGGCTGCAAACGTGTTGTTCCAAACCCTGGTCGACCGCGCACCTGATCTGTAGGCGTAGGAGAGCCCTCCGCAGGCATCGCGGTTGCCTCAAGGAAAGTCACTCCGATCACGATACCTGCCGGCTTCTTGTCGGCGGTTCCGTTACCGGCCTGCCGGGGAGAGCCAAATCGGCAGCCGCGCTTGAACGCGCCCGGTCAGCGCAGCCGTCACGCAATCGGCAAGGTTTCCGAGGCGCACCGCACGGCCGGAGAGGCCGGGGCCGTAATGGGCATATTTGCCGGAATTGGTCATCAGCGCGCGGGTTCGCGTCGGGAACACCGGTTCAGAGATCGAGCACCAACAGAGGTCGGGCAGGACCTGCACACCGCTTGCCTCCAGGGCGGCAAGTGTCCCTTCCGCCCGCGCAGCGGCAATCACCTGATGGCCGGCCGTAACGATCACCGCTACATCCCCGTGACGTTTGCGACCGGCAAGCGCTGCCGCCAGAGCCCGACATTCGCTCAGCGAGGCGTGGGGGCTGCCGATGGCGACCAGGTCCACATCCTCCGGTCCGTCGTTCAACAGGGTCCAGGCGGCCGCCATCTCGGCGCGGGTGATTGCAACAGTGCCAGCTTCGCTTGACGCAGCACCTTCCGCCTCCGGCGTGACACCTTCAATGTGCAACATCGGCGCTGCCGATGTGGTGCCGAAGGCAGCGCACAGCGCCTTCAGGTCGTCGGACGAAGGCTTTGCAGCCGGGAGGCCACGCAGAAGCGGGATGCAATCGGGTGCAGCCCGCCCAGCGAGATAGCCGATGAGCGGCCAGAAAGCGTCGTCCACCCCTTCAGGCAGCTCCACGTCGATCACCCGTTGGGCCTTGCGGTGTTCGTCGAGATAGACGCCGGAGAGCGGTGCGCGGCCGGTCAGCGCGATGCAGAGGTCGAGGAAATCCGGATGCTTCGCGGTGCGGGCGCCGAGCACCGTATTGGCGTAGATGACGGCGTTGGATTCCGCCCAGGCAATTGCCTCTCCGGCCTCAGGCGCGCTGTCGAGCAGATAGGGGGAGCAGGTGAAGGTTGGACGGCAGCCCATGCGGACATAGGCGTCGGCCAGCCGCGCGGCCGGATCGCCGAACGAGGCCGGCACACCCTGCGCCTGCCAGTTGGCGCGGTCGACAGAGATGGCGTTCATTGTCGTCGGCAGCCGGACCCGCGCGCCCATATCCGCCATTTTTTCGGCGAAGGTGAGATTGGCGGGGCTGGCATAGATGCAGCCGTCGATATGCCCTTGCGTCACGCTGACGAGGCGTGTTGCGCCCTGCTGCGCCGCCATGGCGCAGATGATGCGCATGGCGACCTCAACCGCTACGCCGTTGCGGCCATCCAGCATGGCCAGGTCCGCTTCATCAAGATCGAGCGCTGCGGTCGCAAGCGGTGCGATTTCGATCGTCAGGCCGTCGGCCACGATCGCCGTATCGGTAATGCGTGCAGTCTTCGCCTCAACGAGCGCTGCGAAGGCATCGGACGAAAGGCGCAGGACGGGCAGCGGCTTGCCGAACATCTCGGCTGCAATCAGCGCGCCGAGGGTCAGGACGTCCTCGGCTTCGGAAAAGATCAGGGCTGCCGGTGCACGGCCGGTCAGCGCGAGATCGAGCAGCACGCCCGAGCCGGTGCAGGAGCCCCGGCTCGACGGCATCATCAGGATACTGCCCGTGAGACAGGTCCCGTGCAGCGGGTGGTGAACATCGATCACCGCTCCGGTCGCCGGATCGACACCACCCCAGAAGCTCAGCGCTTCCGGTGCGGCAACGATCGGCCCCTCGGCCGTGCCGCCAAGGATACTGCGAGCGGAGAAAGGATTGTTCATTTTACGACGAAGCCGTGGGCGAAGGGATCGCGATCATCGATGAAGATCGTGTTGATCCCGGTCATGCGCGCCCATCCGGCGATGGAGGGGATGATGGCGTCGCGGTCGGCGACTTTGGTCGCGGCCTCGACCCGACCCTTGAACAGCGAGCCGATGATCGATTCATGCACAAATTCGTCGCCGACCTTCAGCTTGCCCTTGGCGGCAAGCTGCGCCATGCGCGCCGACGTACCGGTGCCGCATGGCGAGCGGTCGATGGCCTTCTCGCCGTAGAACACGGCGTTGCGGGCATGCGCCTCGGCTTGCGTCGGTTTGCCCGTCCACTGGATGTGGCTGAGCCCCTTGATCTCCGGATGCTCGGGATGCACGAACTCGTACTTCGCGTTCAAGGCGGCGCGCAGTTTCGGGCTCCAGCCGATCAGTTCGCCGGCCGTGTGGTCGGCCATATCGCGAAAATTCTTCTGCGGCTCGACGATGGCGTAGAAGTTGCCGCCATAGGCGACGTCGACGACGATCTCTCCGAGGCCCTCGACTTCGGCCGTCAGCCCCTCGGCATAGAGGAAGCCGGGGACGTTGGTCAGGCGCACTTCCTCGACGAAGCGGCCCTCCTGGCGATAGCGGATGTCGACCTTACCGGCAGGCGCGTCGATCGACAGCTTGCCGGGTTCGCGCGGCGTGATCAGCCCGTTCTCGATCGCCATGGTGATCGTGCCGATGGTACCGTGGCCGCACATCGGCAGGCAGCCGGAGGTCTCGATGAACAGCACGGCGACATCGCAATCGGGCCGTGTCGGCGGATAGAGGATCGAGCCGGACATCATGTCATGTCCGCGCGGCTCGAACATCAGGCCGGTGCGGATCCAGTCGAATTCTCTGAGGAAATGGGCGCGTTTTTCCAGCATGTTGGCGCCCTCAAGACGAGGACCGCCGCCGGAAACGAGGCGGACGGGATTGCCGCAGGTGTGCCCGTCGATACAGGAGAAGGTGTAGGTGGCCATGGTCGAAACCTCTGTCAGAACCGTTGAGGCGAGAAGGGGGCGATGTCAATCGTCGGAGCCTGGCCGGTCAAAAGATCCGCGACAAGCCGGGCGGTGCCCGCCGATTGGGTCAGGCCGAGATGGCCGTGACCGAAAGCGTAGACGACCCGCGATGTCGCGCGGGCGCGGCCGATGGCCGGAAGGCTGTCGGGCAGCGACGGGCGGAAGCCCATCCACTGCACGCCACCTTCGGGCTTGAGTCCCGGCAGGAAGGTTCGTGCCTTCTGCAGCATGGCTTCGGACCGGCGGTAGTTCGGCGGCAGTTGCAACCCGCCGAGCTCGACTGCGCCGCCGACACGGACACCGGTCGACAGCCGGGTGACGACGAAGCCATGACCGCCGAAGGTGACCTGCGTGCGCAAGTCGAAGGCGTCTGCCGGCAGCGTGGTGTTGTAGCCGCGCTCGGTTTCGAGCGGGATGCTCTCGCCGAGAGATTTGGCAATCCGGTGGGAGAAGGCACCGGCCGCAAGCACGACCTGTGCCGCCCGCCGCGTCGCGCCACTTGTGGTCCGAATTTCGACGCCGCCATCGATTGGCGCCAGGGCCGTAACGTCGGCGCGCTCGATCGCTCCGCCCTTGGCGCGGAAGTGTTCTGCCAGCGCCAGAGTGTAGAGCTTCGGGTCGGCAATGGAAAACCAGCCCGGCGTAAAGGTGCCATGGGTGAAGCGGGGCGCCAGACCCGGCTGGATCTCAGCCATCTCGGCTGCGCCCATATGGCGGAATTCGATGCCATGGTCCGCACGCGCCCGCCATCCGGGCAGCGAAGCCTTGAGTTCGGCTTCGCTTTCATAGACCTGAAGATTGCCATCCTTGCGCAGCATCGGCAGGGTGCCGGTTGCGGCAAGGAACGGCTCCAGCTCGACCTTGGAGAGGTCCATCATCGCCGTCTGGGCGGCCGTCGAATGCGCCACCCGCTTTGGCGAGCAGGCGCGCCAGAAACGGAACATCCACGGCGCGATCTGCGCGGCGTAGGCCGGCGGGATGCTCAGCGGCCCGAGCGGGTCGAGCAGCCATTTCGGCGCCTTCTTGAGGATGCCGGGCGAGGCGAGCGGCAGGATGTCGGTGAAGGCGAAGGCCCCGGCGTTTCCAGCCGAGGCTCCAGCTGCCGGGCCTTCCCGGTCGAGCACGGTGACCGAAAGCCCCCCTGCCTGGGCCGCTATCGCGGCGGAAAGGCCGACAACGCCGGCGCCGATGACGATGACGTCAGGTTGAGCTGCATCCTTCATGATCGGCTCAATGCGTCGCTGCCAGGAACTTCTGCAGTTCCGGATCTTTCGGCGCGCCGAACAGCGCTTCCGGCGGGGCGATCTCGGCCATCACGCCCTTGTGGAAGAAGGCCACCCGATCGGACACTTCGCGGGCGAACTTCATCTCGTGGGTGACGCAGATCATCGTCATGCCTTCGGAGGCGAGCATGCGCAGCGTGTCGAGCACTTCGCCGACGAGCTGCGGGTCGAGCGCCGAGGTCACTTCGTCGAACAGCATGTAGGCCGGCGACATGGCAAGGGCGCGGGCAATCGCCATGCGCTGCTGCTGGCCGCCCGACATGCGGTTGGGATAGACCGAAAGCTTGTCGCCAAGGCCGACATGAGTGAGCTGTTTTACGGCCATGGCCTCAGCCTGGGCTTTCGACTGGCCCAGCACCTTGCGCGGGGCGAGCATGACGTTTTCGAGCACGGTCAGATGCGGGAAGGCGTTGAACTGCTGGAAGACGATGCCGAGCTTACGGCGCAGCTTGTTGAGGTTCGTCGCTTTTGCGTGCACATCTGTGCCGTCGACCACGATTCGTCCGCCGTCTATGGTCTCAAGCCCGTTGATGCAGGTTAGCAGCGTTGACTTACCTGAACCGGAGCCGCCGATGATGGTCAGGACTTCGCCCTTCTTCACGGTGAGGTCGATACCCTTCAGAACTTCCAGCGGACCGAAGGATTTGCGAACGTTTTCAATCTCAATCATTGGGGGACCACCGTTTTTCGAGATACCCACCAAGCCGGGCGATGGGGAAGCTGATGAGGAAATAGATTGCACCACAGATCAGGAGAATGAACAGCGGTTCCTGCAGGCGGGTGACGAGAATCTGCGAGGCGCGCAGAAGCTCGATCAGACCGAGCCAGAGCACGAGTGCCGAGTCCTTCATGACGCCGAGCGTGAGGCCGATCCAGGACGGAAGCGAAACGCGGGTGGCAAGCGGCGCCACGATGTAGCGCATGTCCTGCCACCAGGTCATGCCCAGCGAGCGTGCCGCGCGGCGTGTGGTCGGCGGCACCGACGAGATGCCGCCGCGCACGATCTCGGTGCAATAGGCGGCCGTGTAGAGCGACAGCACCACGCAAGAGGTCGTGAACGGCCCCCAGCCCATTTTGGCGATGGACTGGAAGGCATTGGCCAACACGAGCTGGATCAGGAGCGGAACGGAGCGAAACACGTCGAGCACGAAGGTCAGCGGCGCCGACCAGTAGGGGCCGGCTTGAACGCGGATCACCCCGAAGAGGATGCCGAGCAGCGTACCGGCGGTAACCGAAACAGCGGTGACGGCGAGCGTCATCGCCGCACCCTGTGCAAGGAAGGCGAGATCACTCCAGGTGAGGGCGGTATTGAACATCTCTCACCTCTCTCAGTAACGGAACATGCGCGAGGCGATTGCTCGGGCAGCGAGGGTCACGGCCTTGGCGATGACGTAGTAGATCACGGCTGCCAGGGCGAAGAATTCGAAGGTGCGGAAGGACCGGGCGTTCAGTTCCTGGGTGATGCCGGCCAGGTCGGTGTTCATGCCGACGGTGACGCCGAGTGAGGTCATCAGGATTGCCCAGACCATCTGGTTGGTGGTCGGCAGGAAGGCGACGCGCAGCATCTGCGGCAGGATGATGTAGCGGAAGGCCTGCAGCGCCGTCATGCCGAGCGAACGGCCGGCACGGGTCTGCGTATCCGGGATCGCTTTCAGGGCGCCGCGGAAGTTTTCAGCCAGATAGCCCGCATTGTTGAAGGCAATGCCGACGAGCAGCGCCGTGTAGGGGCTCAGATGGATGCCGAAATTGCCGAGGCCGAAATGGGCCATGTAGATCTGGAACAGCGCGGGCGTGTTGCGCGCGATCTCGATCCAGGCGGTGGCAAAGCCACTGAGGATGCGATTGCCGGACAGGCGGAACCCGGTCAGGGCGAGCGCGCAAATGACGCCGATGAGCATCGACAGCAGCGCGATCTGCAGCGTGACCAGCGCGCCGTCAAGCATTTGCGGCAATGCTTTCAGCGCCTGGTTCCAGTGGAAGGAGTAATTGAACATCGCCGTCTCACCTTTTCGAAAATGAGTGGTACCAACCTGCGCTGATATTGGCCGATTTCGCCGGAGCGATTTTAGCTTCCGGCAAGGAGACAACCGCAACCGGACCAGACGGTCCGGTGAGGACTGTCGACGCCGTCCGGGGGCCAAAAGCGCCCGGCCCTTCGGGTGGGCCGTCTGTTGGCCACCGGCAGTGTCGCAATCCTCGACCGATGCCAAGGCATCGCTCTAAGGTCCGCTCCTTGCCGGATGACCGCACACGGTCCCACGCAATCGGTCAATATCAGCGCAGGTTGGTACAACGGCGCGAGACGTTTGCCTCGCGCCGCCAGAGAAACGGACAGATTAGCGGTAGACGCCGTTCACCGCCAGCGAAGGCAGTTCGCCGCCGACCCACTTCTCGTAGAGTTCGGCATAGCGGCCGGTGCGGACCTGCTGATTGATGAAGAGGTTGAGGTAGTTGATGAGGCCGTATTCTTCGCGGTTGGTGAAGAGAGCCACGTAGTCGATGTCGAACGGCGCCTTGCCGACAACCGAGATACCGGCGAACTTGCCGGTCTTCACGTTGGCCTGCGCCACGGTCGAGGTCGACACCGTTGCGTCGATCTGGCCCTGGCTAAGCGCGAGGAAGACGTCGGCCTGCGTCTGGTAAGGACGGAATTCGCCCGCACCCCATTCCTTGACCTGCTTTTCCAGCGCGATCGCTTCGAAGGTGCCGGCGGTGGCGCCGACGACCTTGCCCTTCATGTCCTCGAAGGACTTGATGCCGGTCTTGTCGTTGGCGGTAACGGCCATTTCGAAGGCGAAGTAGGGAACGGTCATGCCGACGGTCTTGGCACGCTCGAGCGTATCGGAGGTCGAGGCGACGCCGACGTCAACGCGGCCGGACATCAGCGCGGGAATGCGCTCGGGGAAGGGAGTTTCGACGATCTCGGCCGTGACGCCCAGCGCCTTGGCAAGGTCGTTGCAGTAGTCGACGTCGAAGCCGACCGGATTGTTGTTCTCGTCGCGAGAACCCATCGGCGGGAAGTCGAGAACCACTGCGCAACGCAGCGTACCCGAGCCGATGATGTCATCCAGCTTGTCGGCGTGGGCCGGGCTGGTCAGAGCAGTGGCGGCAACGAGGCCGAAGGCTAGGACCGAGGTCTTCATTTTTCTCTCTCCCTGAATTGGTGCGCCGTTTGACGGCGAGCGCAATATTCCGCGTTGGAGAGCGTAAATCAACTTAAAAATACAAACAGTATACAAAAAGTATATGATCGTGACGTCATTGGCCCGCAGGGATCCCATTTGTTTCGCAAAATGGGGTCCCTGCGCAGCGATCGGTCGCGGATCAGTTCAGGAAATCTTCCGGCAGCAGGGCTTCCGGCAGGTTCTGGTAGGAGACCGGACGCAGGAAGCGGCGGATCGACATGGTGCCGACGCTGGTCGCGCCAAAGTTCGTCGAGGCCGGATACGGCCCGCCATGCACCATGGAATCGACGACCTCGACACCGGTCGGGAAACCGTTGACGAGCAGGCGGCCCGCCTTGCGCTCAAGGATGGGGCGCAGGCGACGGGCCGGCTCGATGTCGCCGGCATCCATGTGCACGGTGACCGTCAGCTGTCCCTGGAGACCGCGCGCGAGCTGTTCCATCTCGGCTTCCGAATTTACCCGGACGACGAGGCCGAGCGGGCCGAAGACTTCCTCGCCGAGCGCATGGTCGGCCAGAAACTGGCTGCCGGTCGTCTCGAACAGGTTGGGCAACGCGGCGCGGTCCGACGAGCTGGTCTCGAGCAGCGGCTTGACGCTGTTGCGGGTGGTGAAACGCTCCTGGCCGTCGCGGTAGGCCTTGGCGATGCCATCGGTCAGCATGGTCTGCGGCGCCACCTTTGCGAGCGCATCGACGGCAGCGG encodes the following:
- the lhpI gene encoding cis-3-hydroxy-L-proline dehydratase; amino-acid sequence: MNNPFSARSILGGTAEGPIVAAPEALSFWGGVDPATGAVIDVHHPLHGTCLTGSILMMPSSRGSCTGSGVLLDLALTGRAPAALIFSEAEDVLTLGALIAAEMFGKPLPVLRLSSDAFAALVEAKTARITDTAIVADGLTIEIAPLATAALDLDEADLAMLDGRNGVAVEVAMRIICAMAAQQGATRLVSVTQGHIDGCIYASPANLTFAEKMADMGARVRLPTTMNAISVDRANWQAQGVPASFGDPAARLADAYVRMGCRPTFTCSPYLLDSAPEAGEAIAWAESNAVIYANTVLGARTAKHPDFLDLCIALTGRAPLSGVYLDEHRKAQRVIDVELPEGVDDAFWPLIGYLAGRAAPDCIPLLRGLPAAKPSSDDLKALCAAFGTTSAAPMLHIEGVTPEAEGAASSEAGTVAITRAEMAAAWTLLNDGPEDVDLVAIGSPHASLSECRALAAALAGRKRHGDVAVIVTAGHQVIAAARAEGTLAALEASGVQVLPDLCWCSISEPVFPTRTRALMTNSGKYAHYGPGLSGRAVRLGNLADCVTAALTGRVQARLPIWLSPAGR
- a CDS encoding 4-hydroxyproline epimerase, producing MATYTFSCIDGHTCGNPVRLVSGGGPRLEGANMLEKRAHFLREFDWIRTGLMFEPRGHDMMSGSILYPPTRPDCDVAVLFIETSGCLPMCGHGTIGTITMAIENGLITPREPGKLSIDAPAGKVDIRYRQEGRFVEEVRLTNVPGFLYAEGLTAEVEGLGEIVVDVAYGGNFYAIVEPQKNFRDMADHTAGELIGWSPKLRAALNAKYEFVHPEHPEIKGLSHIQWTGKPTQAEAHARNAVFYGEKAIDRSPCGTGTSARMAQLAAKGKLKVGDEFVHESIIGSLFKGRVEAATKVADRDAIIPSIAGWARMTGINTIFIDDRDPFAHGFVVK
- a CDS encoding amino acid ABC transporter ATP-binding protein — translated: MIEIENVRKSFGPLEVLKGIDLTVKKGEVLTIIGGSGSGKSTLLTCINGLETIDGGRIVVDGTDVHAKATNLNKLRRKLGIVFQQFNAFPHLTVLENVMLAPRKVLGQSKAQAEAMAVKQLTHVGLGDKLSVYPNRMSGGQQQRMAIARALAMSPAYMLFDEVTSALDPQLVGEVLDTLRMLASEGMTMICVTHEMKFAREVSDRVAFFHKGVMAEIAPPEALFGAPKDPELQKFLAATH
- a CDS encoding amino acid ABC transporter permease, with the translated sequence MFNTALTWSDLAFLAQGAAMTLAVTAVSVTAGTLLGILFGVIRVQAGPYWSAPLTFVLDVFRSVPLLIQLVLANAFQSIAKMGWGPFTTSCVVLSLYTAAYCTEIVRGGISSVPPTTRRAARSLGMTWWQDMRYIVAPLATRVSLPSWIGLTLGVMKDSALVLWLGLIELLRASQILVTRLQEPLFILLICGAIYFLISFPIARLGGYLEKRWSPND
- a CDS encoding NAD(P)/FAD-dependent oxidoreductase, with translation MKDAAQPDVIVIGAGVVGLSAAIAAQAGGLSVTVLDREGPAAGASAGNAGAFAFTDILPLASPGILKKAPKWLLDPLGPLSIPPAYAAQIAPWMFRFWRACSPKRVAHSTAAQTAMMDLSKVELEPFLAATGTLPMLRKDGNLQVYESEAELKASLPGWRARADHGIEFRHMGAAEMAEIQPGLAPRFTHGTFTPGWFSIADPKLYTLALAEHFRAKGGAIERADVTALAPIDGGVEIRTTSGATRRAAQVVLAAGAFSHRIAKSLGESIPLETERGYNTTLPADAFDLRTQVTFGGHGFVVTRLSTGVRVGGAVELGGLQLPPNYRRSEAMLQKARTFLPGLKPEGGVQWMGFRPSLPDSLPAIGRARATSRVVYAFGHGHLGLTQSAGTARLVADLLTGQAPTIDIAPFSPQRF
- a CDS encoding amino acid ABC transporter permease, translating into MFNYSFHWNQALKALPQMLDGALVTLQIALLSMLIGVICALALTGFRLSGNRILSGFATAWIEIARNTPALFQIYMAHFGLGNFGIHLSPYTALLVGIAFNNAGYLAENFRGALKAIPDTQTRAGRSLGMTALQAFRYIILPQMLRVAFLPTTNQMVWAILMTSLGVTVGMNTDLAGITQELNARSFRTFEFFALAAVIYYVIAKAVTLAARAIASRMFRY
- a CDS encoding ABC transporter substrate-binding protein; translation: MKTSVLAFGLVAATALTSPAHADKLDDIIGSGTLRCAVVLDFPPMGSRDENNNPVGFDVDYCNDLAKALGVTAEIVETPFPERIPALMSGRVDVGVASTSDTLERAKTVGMTVPYFAFEMAVTANDKTGIKSFEDMKGKVVGATAGTFEAIALEKQVKEWGAGEFRPYQTQADVFLALSQGQIDATVSTSTVAQANVKTGKFAGISVVGKAPFDIDYVALFTNREEYGLINYLNLFINQQVRTGRYAELYEKWVGGELPSLAVNGVYR